In a genomic window of Chrysemys picta bellii isolate R12L10 chromosome 1, ASM1138683v2, whole genome shotgun sequence:
- the LOC101940655 gene encoding prolactin-like, translating to MTNSSRPARTRVALAHPCAHLHARIYRGARGIPEQPDQRPPAARACTMGAARKGYACLCALLWLLGKPPGAVFVAICARQGDSSCRFLSVSDLFDRVIQHSDRLHSLSTALYLDLEKNFLPNGNELGKWTGKCHTSRMLTPNGKEYVQKIPREELTHLILRLLQAWKEPLSHFDQNIGHHQELSSDSLSKAKQISNMVHELKTGMEKVTEKMQSMGIISNSLNGMGSSEAAGLSISNEANLMSDYEFIHCFRRDSNKVQSYLKILKCRIWPGNSC from the exons ATGACGAACAGCAGCCGCCCCGCACGCACCCGCGTGGCCTTAGCTCACCCTTGTGCCCATCTCCACGCGCGCATATATAGGGGAGCCAGGGGCATCCCAGAGCAACCCGACCAGCGTCCGCCCGCCGCTCGCGCCTGCACCATGGGCGCCGCGCGCAAAG GTTACGCCTGCCTGTGCgccctgctctggctgctggggaagccgCCAGGAGCCGTTTTCGTGGCAATTTGTGCCCGGCAGGGAGACTCGAGCTGCCGCTTCTTGTCCGTGTCTGATCTTTTCGACCGGGTGATCCAGCACTCGGACAGGCTACACAGCCTCTCCACGGCGCTCTACTTGGACTTG gaaaaaaactttctaCCCAATGGAAACGAGTTGGGCAAATGGACAGGTAAATGCCACACCTCCAGGATGCTAACGCCTAATGGCAAGGAGTATGTCCAAAAAATACCG AGAGAAGAACTAACTCACTTGATACTGAGACTCTTGCAAGCCTGGAAGGAACCACTTTCCCACTTTGACCAGAATATTGGTCATCATCAAGAATTATCTAGTGACAGCctgagcaaagcaaagcaaatcaGCAATATGGTGCATGAGCTGAAGACTGGAATGGAGAAAGTAACAGAGAAG ATGCAGTCAATGGGAATCATCAGCAATTCATTGAATGGAATGGGATCATCAGAAGCAGCTGGTTTATCCATTAGTAATGAAGCAAATTTGATGAGTGACTATGAGTTTATTCACTGCTTCAGGAGAGACTCCAATAAAGTACAAAGCTACTTAAAAATTCTTAAATGTAGGATTTGGCCAGGAAATAGTTGTTGA